Within Solea solea chromosome 1, fSolSol10.1, whole genome shotgun sequence, the genomic segment CCTTTCTATGTTGAGTTTGTATGTTTacgctgtgtctgtgtgggtcaTCACCAGCACTGATATTCAGCCTTTGAGTCGCTTCCTGtgtgctgctcagtggctgcccactgtTCCTGGTTCTTGAAAGGTTCCTAGAAGGGGATGAATAAAATTTCCCCACGGGTATTAATAAAGTTTTAATAAAGTTGCCTTAACCCTAACACCCTATAGTATAGTGTGCTTGCACACATACAAATCTCCATGTCTATATTGGTGATAAGggatatgtactgtatgtatagttaatgtgtttgacatgtgaaaacaatattttaactaCATTGTAGTTcatccattttcatttattgagcctcatcattttttttaaagtttatcaTAATATGGTCAGGGAAAATTTAAAAGGCCAAAATTAGGCTCCTGGATGAGCCTCTCCCTTCACCAACATGTGAATTGTAAGGCATTGTAAGTGCAttagcttaatcccttctgtctGGAAAGCAGCACTCCATGCGTTTCAGTAAGCAGGCACATGTGTGGAggagcagagctgaagatggagCCGCACACCCATTATGTGCTCGACACCTGTCACTGACCTGAAATGAAGATACTGCCCAACATCTAGACATTTGGACGACCTTTGTGAACAATGCTGCAGTACAGCATTCATGTGTGGATGTTATGGTTGCTTTATGCAGGTAATATTGGCTACGGGAGGAAGGCTTATCATATTTCTAGGCCAGAATTATTTGTGTAGTTTCTTGAATTTCCTCTTATTGTCTTTTCacataatagtaatagtaagaAATAGTGGCATATGTGCTCGGTGTACTATGATATACTACACCCAAATTAGTGTAGAGTCTAGATATTTTGAATACATCTCAAAATATTTCCTAAACTGATTATTTTAGTAATAATTgtctgttcatttttgtttgttttttattttaataacacaTAGCCGGGTCAAATATCTCAGACCAAGTAGAAAATGAAGTGTACAAACTTGTGTCTTGTCTTTACAGGCACTTTGTCAAGTGAGGACATCAGTGGATGTGAACTGCAGCCGTGCCAAAATGGTGGCATATGTGAGAGCCACAGTGGGGGATTCAAATGCCTTTGCTCCCAGCAGAGACAAAATGGACGCCTCTATGGGGGTGAGAATTGCACAGTTGCACTTTCAGGCTGTGATGACGACCAGTGTGAGAACGGAGGAGTTTGTTCTCCGTTACTTGTGAATGACCAGCACACTTACACATGTGTCTGCCTTGCTGGCTTCACAAGCCCAAAATGCAAAACCCCCACGGTCTTTTCATTTGAGTCCAAAGGCTACATTTACATAGAGACACAGCTTCGGTACCCAGAGGCTCCTCTTCGTGTCAAATTCAGCTTcaagacagagagagcagaTGGTACAATCATGCAGCGCAGAGTGGATGACCTGCTCCTCAGCATCGAGCTGAAGGATGGGCATCTTGCCCTCCGCAGCCTGAAAGGTCAAGCCACAAGGACGCTGGTTCAAGAACTCCCAGAGTACCTGTCAAACCAACAGTGGCACACAGTAGAAGCATCACTGGGCAGTGTGGTCAGCCACATCAGGCTGCTCTGCACTGAAAGAGACTGTCCAAGAGACTCCAGTGTTGGAGTCCAGCTGCTGGACAGAACTTCTGCTCTCACCAAGCCAGGAGTAGTTCGTCAAAGCCTCTTCATAGGAGCAGCGAGAGGTTTGGACAGAGCTGTGGATGAAGCAGAGTACCCATCTGCTTTTCGTGGCTGCTTCAGAGATGTGTTTGTGGATTCACATCTGGTGTTACCAGAGCCAGAGAATTCAGACACTCAGACAAACGTTACTGTGGGATGCAGTAACAAAGACAAGTGTGAAAGCAGCCCGTGTCAGAACCGCGGACGCTGTGTCAGCCAGGGCTGGAGGAGCTACATGTGTGAGTGCCACAGACCATATGAGGGACACGACTGTGCCGAGGGTAAGTGCCACACTTGCACACGCACCAACACCtctgaatgcaaaaaaaaaaaagtttttattttaaacaggaaTACACAAAAGCAACGTTTAGGTGGGACATGAGTTtgtctgcatgttctccttgaCACGTGACAAGGGCAACACCAAGTTCAACCTCAGTGGCCTCACTGCAGAAATCTCACTGGTTTCAGGATAATAGAGTTTGTGAACTTTAAAGGAGCTTACAGAGGCAGTAGAAATAGCACCGTGCTCAGCCACTCAATCATGCAATTAGGAGGCACTCACAGCAACACCTGGGCTgaggattaaaataaaaaaacagggtGTCCTGGGagttgcattttctttttggcAACTGTAATCAAGTTTTAGCAagggaaacactgacctttactGTTGTTGGTTGTACTGACCATTTCATTAACATTTTGCATGTAAAGGTCAATGGATGATGCCCATATATTTGTCAAATATAACCATTAAACAAGAAATGATATCATTTTCTGTCAGCTGCAATCAGTTTCTGAAAAAGGGAATATCTGTATTTACTTGGTTGTACTGGGCCATTACAGGTGTAGTGTGTGGGGTACATTTCATTTATCTTTGGACAAATCCAGACTAGTTGTTCCCCATTTACAGTTtatacaaagcaaaaaaaataaaataatgctaaaataataacatcatagTTATTGGATGTAAGCATTTTGACCTAACAACGTACAGTGTTTGACTTTCTCTCAtgcacactctccctctctctctccaccgcCTGTACCCATACAGAGTATATCACTGCAAGGTTTGGAAACAAAGACCTGGAGAGTTACGCCGTCTTCTCCTTGAATGACGACCCAGGTGATGGCGTAATCATATCCATGTTCATTCGCACCAGACAGTCCAGTGGCCTTCTCCTCATCCTGGCCAACAGCACCAGCCAGTACCTCCGCTTGTGGTTAGAGGAAGGCAGGGTCAAAGTCCAGGTCAACAACTTTGAGACCCTTGTTGGTCAGACGCCTATCAGCGATGGACACTTCCATTTATTGACTGTGAAGATGGAAGGAATAGCAGCCAACTTGTTCCAGTCGGCCCAAGACGAGGGCTCCATGTCCATCAGGCACACCAGAGCCCACTCTGGGGATCTGGTTTTCGTTGGTGGGCTGCCAGATTCAAGGGCCTCAGCTAAGTTTGGTGGCTACTTTAAGGGATGTGTACAGGACCTGAGGATTAACAGCAAACGGCTGCAGTTCTATCCCATACAAACTCCAGTGGAATCTCACAGCCTGGGAAAACTCATCAGTGTCGCAAAAGGATGCAGCAGTGACGACGCCTGTGCTGTGAGTCAACAGTTAGTGAGACATTTACCTGCACTCGTAGCACGTAGAACTTGCAGTGGATTCATTTGTACTGTTTCACATCCTTTATCAGGTCAATCCCTGTCTCAATGGGGGAGTGTGTTACTCCATGTGGGATGATTTCATCTGTAATTGCCCCCCCAACACTGCAGGGCAGCGCTGTGAGAAGGTGAAATGGTGCGAGCTGTCTCCCTGCCCCTCCAGTGCCGTTTGTCAGCCCCGCTCTCAGGGCTTTGAGTGTAAGTATCCTGAGAACAATAAAGCATATACAAGAAAAATTAACTTAGTCTTCCAGTTTgctgaataaataacaatatactGAACAGCCAGAGGacaatttgaatggaagtccaaggggaaaaaaatcctacTTCTCACATAATCAGTCAGTAAACAtcaatggtctcaatcactagtaaTAGGTCTTCCATAGAACATGATGggattctttttaaatgatgttcccattaagaagcaaataaatgaagaatgGCTTTTTTTTAGTCATGATTCCTTTTATATCGCATATACATAAGAAAAAGTGagagtagtgataattgtgcataagtcacaaaataaactgtttttcttttatttttgtccatgAAAATGAGCCAAGCGTACTTTAAACTGTAACcctgacgtatttccaaatttcacaaattcaaattgtgtttatatataaaaaaagaagcaattatTGCATCGGTTAAGCTGAAAAAAATGGATATAGGACATTGCACATCATTATAGCCTCTGTAAATTAGTCTTTACATATTAAAATAGTCGCAAAAAAGCAGCCTAtatgtgttctaagggttaataatggCCATGGTGCAGGCGCTATCCTTGAAATAGTACTGCACAACAACAGTGTACAACCTTGGTGGCTATTCCTGTTTCTGATCTTACTTTGGGGCGTCCTGCACTGTGCCGTCCTCTCACAGCACTCACTGGTGCAGGTGCTGTTTAATTACCGGGTGGTTGATTACCACGGGGAAAAGAGTTGAGGCAGGGATCCTATGGGATTCCTCTAAGAAGAGCTAATCCCTGCTCAGATTAAGTCTGAATGCCACATGTCTGTGAACGATAATGGTGACAAGTCTTCCTCGAGATGTCCTATGGTTCACAGTGGAGCAGAGCTGCCACAGCCCAAAGCAGTGTATTTAAGTGCAAAAATGTATGTTTAGAAATGGCTTTAAATGGCTGGGTTAGCTTTACAGTGCTTGTGTTATCAATTGTTCCCCAGGGATAGTCATTTAAAATAAGTGCACTTCATGTCTGTGTTGaaacagattaaatgttaatgATAGAGAACTACATGGAATGCTAATATACCATTTAAGTTCATACTGTTTATTCTACCTCTGTCCTCAGGTTTGTCTAATGTGACATTTCGGGATGAAAGCAGTGTTCTGCTCTACCGGAGCAACGGCAAGATTAGCCGCAACCTTACCAGCCTGTCCCTGAGTGTCCGCACAAGACAGTCCACTGTCACCTTACTGCACGGACAACAGGGCTCAGCCTACCTCACCGTGTTCCTCCACAACTCTCATTTGGTCACGGAGATCAAGGCTGCGGATGAAAAGGATTCCTCCAAGGTGACAGTTCAAAGCCAAGGTGCCATCAGTGATGGAGTGTGGCACACAGTGGAGCTCAGCATGGAGAGCAAGACACGACCAGCCTCCAGGTGGATCATGGATGTGGACGGGAGCCAGAGGGAGCAAAGCATGTCCAGAACAGCTACAGGAAACCTGGATTTCCTCAGGGAGGGGGCAGACATTTTTGTTGGTGGACGCAGCCTGGACACTAGAATGAAACTGTCTGGTTGTCTGGGTTCTGTGGAGATCGGAGGCCTTCTCCTTCCTTTCCACTCGGACAGAAGGTTGAACCTCCCCAGACCTCAGGAGGAGCAGTTTGTGAGGGTGAATGGCAACGATGCCCTGCAGCACAGCTGCTCGGGATCCAGTGTGTGCGCACGCAACCCCTGTGAGAACCAGGGTGTGTGTGAGGATCTCTTTGACCTGCATCACTGCACATGTCCCTCTGAGTGGACAGGGCCGCTGTGTCAACATCCAATAGACGCCTGTGTCTCCGGTCCGTGCATCTACGGCAGCTGTACCAATTACCCGGGCgggttcaggtgtgtgtgtgagccggGCTACAGTGGTGAACAGTGTGAGGTTGAAGTTGACATGTGTGAAAACAGCAATTGCAGCAACGGTGCTACTTGCCTCAAAGGCGTCCAGACCTACTCATGCCTCTGCCTTCAGAACATGACAGGCCAATACTGCAGGTGAGTTCATTAACACTTCATTTATACCTCTCTGACGTCACACTCACGGTTGTACTAACAAGCTCTGACGGATTTGTTTCTTTCAGCGACAAAGTCCCTGAGATCCCATGGTACATCGAGACAAATCCGTAAGTGcctgtgcatttaaaaaaacgaCACTGTGTCAATAAAACAAGTACATAATAACTCGATTCAAGTGGGTGACAGTGACGTTCTTTGTTCTTTTGTCTGTTAAGACTTCCTCAGCTGCCTGTGTCTACATGTATGGGTACAAGATGGAAATATAGCTGCTATAATGGAGGGAGCTGCTCAAAATTCAGCACCTGTCACTGCCTGCCGGGCTTCACAGGACAGTGGTAGGACAGTCCTCTTTATACTCATTAACTtaagttcaggggccacatacagcacaattcaaatctttagtgggccggaccagtcaaataatagcataataacctatgaacaactaaattcttctctttgttttagGTTTagtgaagtatctttttacaaaacatgttttgaatagcctgaaatttcttgagaaaaataagtgcaatttcaacaatataatGCCTAAGTTAACcatttacaaaggcacaaaacattaaGCCataggtatctggaactgaaaaatatcattcttttatttattttttttcagttaacagatattaaaaaaactatttaaattttaatatttgttatttttcattaactataataaccaGCAGTGGATCATCCACTCCTCTTTCCTTTGTGCTGTTTTCTCTTTCCACTTTGGTTTGAAAAGCAGCACAAACTTTAATTTCCCAGTGGAAAAGACGGTCTAACATTGAGATAAACAaacattcttaagatattgctCACTCACTCCTTCTTATTAAATATGtacaatctgtttttcctgtcgGGCTGCTTTTGcaaatatgatttaaatgtgtgttttaatgcctTAATGTCTGTGTTCTTGTTGTTCTTCCCAGGTGTGAGAAGGATGTCGACGAATGTGCCTCAGACCCATGTATGAACGGAGGCTTCTGTGTCAACTACGTGAAcagctttgagtgtgtgtgtgacatgaattATTCGGGGGTTCATTGCCAAATGGACGTCAGCGACTTCTATCTGTACCTCTTCTTAGGCCTGTGGCAGAACCTCTTCCAGCTGGTGTCCTACCTCGTCATCCGCTTGGACGATGAGCCCGAAGTCGATTGGGGATTCTACATTAATGATTAGGCCCCTTCTTGTCTATTACTGCGCAGACATCTAGAAGAGATTATTTGATGAATGGGAAATGTCACATGATTGTGCACAGAGAGTTTGGTGACTCTCTGTGGCCAATAATGTTACTACAAcacacaacattgtttttttttatatttaaggtTAATTTGCAGCAAACCTCAGAGAACAATACGTATTCCAAAAATGTACTGACATGACCCAAGTCCTTCAGCACAAAACAAAATCCtcacaaaagcaaaaacagatcatctaaattaattaatttggtgattaatattttatattgtataattttgtataaatgtataatatcttttgttgtttttctcttgtgccttcatttttctttttaaataatttttttagttttgcaaAATATCTTTTTCTGCAGAAATGAATTGTAATTAgactctattttatttaattgtccAGGCAAGAACCGATTACCTGTCTATAGCTGAGACGTTGTATATGTATGTGacctaaaataaatgaatacaggaTATTCTGCATTTACAATACGTGATAtgtagaataaaaaatatatacatactcaTTGAGGAACTACTGTCATCTCAAAGTGCAACGTAATaatcaaatatatataatatatataaaaatatatatatataaacccaAAAATAAAGGTAAGAAAAGCTTAAAAGATCTTGCAAGGATGTCCTTGAGCAGTGCTTTAAGGCTGACGTCACTCTGGTGAGACTTTATAGTAGTGAATCTCTCATCTGTGTATGTGTTCGAAGTCCTGAGCTGGAGTGACGACAGTGCAATGTCCTGATGGGAACCTCAGCAGAGGTTTGGCTGTGGCTCTGCAGTGTCACTAAACTGTCCATAGGTGTCACATTTGTCTCCTGTAACCTGTTTCTGCAAAGAGCTATCAGAGGGCAGGCAGAAAAAGGGCTTTAAGAATCATCGCCAACTCTACTTATAACGAACCAAGACATTCATTATTCCTGAACCTACAGACACTAGGATATtaatgtattttcttgttttgattatcggggtttttgttttataaatccCACGCTGACAGGTAACATAAGCACGACACCAACCGACGCCTTTTCTGTCTATTTCTCTTGTGCAGAATGCtgctatttaatttataaaaaatgtgtgttaagatgtgtcaacacaaatgtacctgcatttatttgtgaataCCTGTGACTGAaataaactaactaactaactagccGGACTAACAAATTCACCTTGCTTTGCCAAGCGTGTTCCCTGAAGCTTTAGTGGTGACACAACAGCTGCTGCACTGGTGTGTAAATGAACTGTGAGCTCTGCtggagctttttcttttctttttaagttgagGCAAGGATAAGATCTGATCCCAcaagtttctttgctctgaaaaACCTCAAAACAGGACTactctctgtttcctccacatccaCAGCTGtcatttacacaaaaacaagcgTCTCTTGGCTCACCGGGACAGATGAGACACTCtgacctcttcctcctcacgaGTGGTGGCTGTGTTTGGTGCATCTAGAAGAGGCTGATGCAGGGTCACATGGTACACATGGAGTCTTGGGAAGGTCAGGTCAGAAAACTGTAGATTTTATGCTGCtgtctttaaatatttttttttaaatgacgaTTAAGAACGTAGCTATTTGGaaatcaaagacaaagaaaagtaaaaaatcaAAATCTGAATTTCAGTGAGCTCCACAGCCTGAAAGCCACTTTCCGTAAAAGTAAGGATTTGAGTGACAGATCatctttattatttctattgattttttatttattttatgtgtttttaatttggtTCATTGTTTGCTGTTATCcatgttgtatgttttatttgtaatttatatTAGTTGTTTTAGATGTATGTCCTCTAGTTatcattctgtacagcactttggtccactgtggttgttttaaag encodes:
- the LOC131456770 gene encoding protein crumbs homolog 1-like — encoded protein: MLQYSIHVWMLWLLYAGTLSSEDISGCELQPCQNGGICESHSGGFKCLCSQQRQNGRLYGGENCTVALSGCDDDQCENGGVCSPLLVNDQHTYTCVCLAGFTSPKCKTPTVFSFESKGYIYIETQLRYPEAPLRVKFSFKTERADGTIMQRRVDDLLLSIELKDGHLALRSLKGQATRTLVQELPEYLSNQQWHTVEASLGSVVSHIRLLCTERDCPRDSSVGVQLLDRTSALTKPGVVRQSLFIGAARGLDRAVDEAEYPSAFRGCFRDVFVDSHLVLPEPENSDTQTNVTVGCSNKDKCESSPCQNRGRCVSQGWRSYMCECHRPYEGHDCAEEYITARFGNKDLESYAVFSLNDDPGDGVIISMFIRTRQSSGLLLILANSTSQYLRLWLEEGRVKVQVNNFETLVGQTPISDGHFHLLTVKMEGIAANLFQSAQDEGSMSIRHTRAHSGDLVFVGGLPDSRASAKFGGYFKGCVQDLRINSKRLQFYPIQTPVESHSLGKLISVAKGCSSDDACAVNPCLNGGVCYSMWDDFICNCPPNTAGQRCEKVKWCELSPCPSSAVCQPRSQGFECLSNVTFRDESSVLLYRSNGKISRNLTSLSLSVRTRQSTVTLLHGQQGSAYLTVFLHNSHLVTEIKAADEKDSSKVTVQSQGAISDGVWHTVELSMESKTRPASRWIMDVDGSQREQSMSRTATGNLDFLREGADIFVGGRSLDTRMKLSGCLGSVEIGGLLLPFHSDRRLNLPRPQEEQFVRVNGNDALQHSCSGSSVCARNPCENQGVCEDLFDLHHCTCPSEWTGPLCQHPIDACVSGPCIYGSCTNYPGGFRCVCEPGYSGEQCEVEVDMCENSNCSNGATCLKGVQTYSCLCLQNMTGQYCSDKVPEIPWYIETNPLPQLPVSTCMGTRWKYSCYNGGSCSKFSTCHCLPGFTGQWCEKDVDECASDPCMNGGFCVNYVNSFECVCDMNYSGVHCQMDVSDFYLYLFLGLWQNLFQLVSYLVIRLDDEPEVDWGFYIND